The Chelonia mydas isolate rCheMyd1 chromosome 25, rCheMyd1.pri.v2, whole genome shotgun sequence genome includes the window gctgcggggacgGTCCCGCCAGCCGGGTCTCTGTGGCGCAATCGGTTAGCGCGTTCGGCTGTTAACCGAAAGGTTGGTGGTTcgagcccacccagggacgcgGACCTGCTTTTTACCCCCCGagaggctgggtgtggggggatgcgAGGGAGCGGCCCAGGTTGcgagtggggagctggggcttGTGCAAAGGAAATAAATCCGCTTCCCGAAGGACAGGGGACGGGAGCGTGTGTGGGACACTacgtgggggagggaagaggcagggagtcAAGAGCTGCCCCAACGCAAGGAGGGAGAATGTgtttctttacacacacacacgtcagtGCAGCTGGGGGTGTCCTTTGCACCCCCCTTACCAATCCTGTGCGCAGTCTGCGCTGCAAACAAACACTGTGCAAGTGTCTGGGACAAGTGAGAACCAAGCACGTGTATTTTGTGCCCCTTGGCCATCCCACGTTGCAGGTCTGAGTCCACACCATGTATCCTGGCCTCACCTTTTGAACACCCCCCCCATGCAAATAATTGCACGGCCAGcctttcacacacacccacacacccctccctcctttcacacacacctctcctttcacacacacacccctacctgcTTTCAgacacacccctccctcctttcacacacacacacacacacacacacacacacacccctacctgcagtctcacacacacacccctactttcacacacacacaaccctccctccttacacacacacacacccacccctacctcctttcacacacacccctcctttcacacacacacaccccccacctgctttcacacacaccccctacctgctttcacacacacacacccctcctttcacacacacccctccctccttacacgcacacacccccacccctacctcctttcacacacacccctcctttcacacacacacacacacagactcctaCCTGCTTTCACACACACtcctcctttcacacacacacacccctcctttcacacacccccacccctacctcctttcacacacacacacccctccctcctttcacacacacagacccgCACCCCTCAGGCAGGCGGAACCTGGAGCGCCTCCCTGCGTTTCCCCGGCCCGCCGGGGAGCGGTGTGGGGGCTGCACCGGCTCGGCCGGATGGCTTAGGCGGCTGCACGGCCCCTGCCAGGCAGAGGTTGGCTGAAGGGCTGGCGGCAAGATGGCTGCGCTGGctggtgagtggggggcaggaggcagggacgCCCCCCtacctgggggatgggggagccccCCCTTCTCGGGCTGAAGAAGGTGGAAAGGGGGGTTGCTTCCCTTTTGTCTGGGGGGACCCTGTCCAGTGGGCTCAGCCCAGCCTCTCTAGTAGGAAGgaccccccccatgccccccagCTTAGGGGTCTGGATTGTGCGTGTTGGGTGTGTGGGTGACACCCCGTGGCAGGATCCTCCTGTCAAGTGCCTTGGCAGGAACGCTCCACTCGGTGGGTTTTGGCAGCCTGACCCTCTGGGGTCTCTTGGGGAGCGGTGCGGGCACCGGCGCCCCTGCAGCGGGGTCGTGACAGCGCAGGGGGGCAAGTCCTGGGCTGCTGATCAGCAGGCGGCGGGGCGCCGAGCAAACCAAGAAATTCACGACAGCAGGCTCTGAACTGGATTTGGGGAGTGGCAAATGCTAGGGTCCCCAAGTATTAGGCTGCTGTCCCACTCCTAGATGGGTACTAGATGGCTGACTTCCACCCAGGCAGTGCTAGCTGCTGGGCTGTCAGCGTGACGGTTTGAAATAGTGACAAGgcgggtggggtaatatcttttattggaccaacttctgttgcggggagagagacaagtttttgagctccacagagctcttcttcaggtctgggaaactaaccgAGTGCATCACAGCTAAATCCAAGGGGGgacaaattgtttagcataagtagttaacaatTTCAAGGGACCGTTGAAAGGGTGTCATTAAGTCACTGACCTACTTTTGCCCTAGGCAGTGAATTGTAGGCACTAATTCTTTTAATCACACTTGTGATTTGGACAGAGGCACGGTAACACTTGCTTGAAGTGCATTGTTCTTGACATTTAAAAAAGCACCAGTCTGTGTGTGCATTTACTTATTTATTGCTTTGCTTGGTTTCAGGGCTAATATATTTTAGTGGATGAATGTGACTTTGTGGGGAATGGGTTAGAGTTTTATGACTGAAAGATCTGCTTAGCTTTCCAAACCTTGCAGAATTATACCCATTTGAGAATGATGATGAGGCAGGTTGGTCAGTATTAAATCTCTTACCTGGAGCTTGgacatccctcctctccttcccctgcctacCCCCCATTATCCTCAGCTCTGGGCCTTGGGGGAGGAATAGCAGACTTAGTGGAATGCTGCTCCTGAGATGGCAGGGCAGTGCAGCACAATTATCATCTTTCACTGAGATTCTggctgtgttaaacgtaaactgcCCTGTGGCTTTTGTTCACAGCTCCTCGCCTGGCCCGGGCTGGGATATTTCTTTTGCGGTAAGTAGCACCTGGTTGGCTGAGCAACCACAAAGAAGATATTTacttgtgtgggggggagaaaggcaAAATGGATTAAATCATTTTGCTGCTTGCAGCCCTCTTCATGCCTTTCTCATGAATTCTTCCAATCTGCCGTCTCTACAGCCCTATTCCTTTAACGTATTTCTCCTCAAGTGAGAGTGAATTTGCGCTGAACGCAGCTGCACAGCTCTCTGCTTGAGTTGTTGCTGTTCGTATGGAGACAGTAATGTCAAGTTCTTAACGGACATTCAGGGAAACAAGCCTGGCTTGTCTGATTGTGGTAGGGTCATTCGAAAATGTTGCCCCAGGGTTAGATCgcagggctggaagtcaggactccgaTTCTGTTCTCACTCTGCCACGAACTTTGGTCAGCACGCTTACTTCCTCCATTCGTCCGTTTACCTGTCTGTAAATGGGGTATTATGCTTCACGGGGCTGAGGGGCTTAATTAGATAGTGTCCGTAAAGTACTGTGAGATCCTAGCGTGGAAGGGACGACATAACTGGCAAAGTGTTGTTGCTGCACCGTGATGTTCAGCTGTGTTCATTTTTACAGGCCCAGCGCTGTGACACCTGTCCACGCTCAGTCACTCCATGAGACGCCAGCGACCGGCCATGCTGACAGGTAATGCCACGCGACGATCTAAGTTCTTTAGCTGAGTGTCACTTCTTCAGGTGGGAGATTGCAAGCGATACAGGAAAGGAATGTCTGTTTGCTACAGTTCTGTTCTGGTGTATGGCCGAAGGAAGCccggtttctctctctcctcttagcAATCAGTATTAAATGGCAAGGCGTTGGGTCCTTGAGATGAGCCTGCCAGGTAGCCCGAGTGTAATGAAGGTCCCAGTGAAGGTTCCCTGCCTGAGCAGCAGATTCCACGATATTTGGATTTTTCCCCACGATGTGGAGTCTGCTCGTTTGAACAGCGTAGAGCTCACTCAGCCTGGTGCGCTATTTTTAACGGTTAGAACTCTCCAAAACAAAACGCGATGCAGTATATACAGCCTGTGATCCAGAACCCTCGCCATCTTCAGCCTCTTGCGTCACAAGGCAGATGACTGATATTCACAAATGTTCTATGTGTTGTATGCCTCCTCTTCATCGACTGGAATCCTGGTCTTTAATTTGGGGACGAGTTCCAGTGCTTGTGAAAGTGGGGGACAGACAGCACTGGTATGTGAGCCAGGTGCGTCCTTCCCCATCCTTCCCTCTGAGCTGGCCAGCCGTATCCCTGGCTATTCCAGACCCCCGGCTCCTTACCAGAGCACCTTCGTTGTGACTTGCTCTTCCAATCCTGGATCCCATGCACAGGCCTGCCAGTGCATCCCTGTCCTGAACTGCACCATCCCCTGCATTTCCAGCCCAGACCAGACATGCTTTATTGTCCCGAATGGGGTGGTACTGTGAGATTTCCTCTGGCTTTTAAACTGGCTGGTCCAAAGGTGACCGCTGAGTTTACCCTCGCCCTATTGTGCCAtctttagcagcagcagcagctggtattGAATTGACTATGAGGAGCTTATTCCAGCCCCTTCAGGGGATCGAATGCCCTCAGAGCTGAGACACCTTAATCAGTGACTCTGTTAATAACCGGATAGATTGTAAGCTGGTGTAGCCGTCCATGCTGTTTGTTCTCAGCCCATCCCAGGTCCGGCAAAAGAGCACTACCGTCGTCCAGAAAAAATCCTACGTCCCTACCAGCCGGGGAGAGTATATTGTTACCAAACTCGATGACCTAATCAACTGGGCTCGTAGGGTGAGTGGCCAGGAGCGCCCATGGCCTGTAAACAAGAATGGGTAACAAAGGCTTTGGAGTGCTCGCGGAAAGGTAGATGAGCCTGTCTCTTTGAAAGGGCAGCAATCAAGTTCAAAACCTCTGGTGCCCTGCGATGAAGTAGCACATGTTccctggccagagctgggggttTGGGGGTTTCTGCTTCAGACAGAGGACTAACGTCTTAATCTGAAGGTGCTACAAACTTCCTTAAATATTGTGCTGAGAGAGTCACCCTGTTCCTCTGTGGTTTCCCTCCTACCTTGAATATTCCAGCAAATGTTGCTTTCTTGTCTCTATCTGTATCTGAGGTGGCTATGCTGAGTTCAGCCGGTGGGGCTCTTCAGATGACACCTTAAACTGAGGTGTCTCTGCTCTGGAGAGTAAGGCTTTGTCCTGGCCAGGATTGCTTTTCTCCATTCTCCTGGGCCCTCATGCAATTTGTTATGCACTGGCATCTGCCCGTCTGTCCCAGAacaggctgcatttcagtggtgctgcaggtATAGCTTGGGCATCCTGAAAGGCTGTGTGCATACGCCCAGGTGTAAAGCACCTTGGGGCAGAGGTCTTGCCTTCTCATTTGCATGCAAAGCCCACATCCATCTGTAGCACTACATGCGTCATACAGAACGTAAAACACCTTTGCCATaccctcccagccccagactTCCTGTCCCTTGAAACGTTCTGAGCGGCCCACGCGGGTCTCAGTGCTGCAGACCCCAGTCCCGTTTTGAGCCCTGTTAACCTAACTTAGATCTCTTCCGTCCCAGAGCTCCCTGTGGCCAATGACCTTTGGCCTGGCATGCTGTGCGGTGGAGATGATGCACATGGCGGCTCCTCGCTATGACATGGATCGCTTCGGGGTGGTGTTCCGGGCCAGCCCCCGGCAGGCGGACGTCATGATTGTGGCCGGCACCCTGACCAACAAAATGGCCCCAGCCCTTCGGAAGGTATGGATTCTGGCCACGTTGGCAAGTGCAGCTTTCTAACTCCGATGTAAAAGGAGTTCACtgtgaaatctctctctcctccaggtTTATGACCAGATGCCTGAACCACGCTACGTGGTCTCCATGGGAAGGTAAATGCCAGAGGCTTCCTTATTGTCTTACAGTTTGCTGGAAGGAAATCTGTTGCCCCTGCCTGTGTTAAGTCAGGGTATGCAGTCTTGGGGTGTAATTGCGCCTCCTGTAGGCATACTGAGGGTGCTTTACTCTGACTAGCTCAggtcctggagcagtgaagctaTGTCTGCACGGGCTGCAGAGTGTTCTCTGCAAACCCGCCCAGGAGCCTGCATAATTACTTGTGGgactagcctgtgctgaagcaggcactgctgcagcttccctgctccaggaccccagctagctagattaaagctgtcTGGGGTGTGTCTACACGAGCTGCAGTCCCACCCGTGAGTGCAGTATAGACCTACCCTAAGAATGTGTATCGGAACGAGCAGCGTGcctcagcaggagcagcagtaaTTTTAACCAGACTGGTTTCTAAAACCCCATTTGTATGCACAGATCATGCCGCAGGTTTGGGTTATTGTTGTGTGACTGATACGGAGAGTTTTAGAACatagatttcttttaaatgaatgaaaTTCTTAAGTCCCTTGCTCAGAATCTGGTCTGTCAGGAAAGCAGCCGGGGCATCCAGAGATTCTCAGAACCAGGAGCCTAAGCCATGGGGAGGTGCACTGGTGCACAATTATTCATCTGCATGTGTCACTTAGGCTCTTGTGTCTTGAGAGCTCGGCCCTGTGTGTTCATGTTGAATGGCCACAATATTGACTCAGCACTGAACTGTCTGAAACTTGCCCATGGCTTTAAAGTCTTTTGCTTTAACTGCCATGTGGCTCTGTTTTCTCGGCATTTCTGATGCACGGGTAAAGTCTTGCCTTGCCTTCTGTGTAACTCTTGCCTGGTGCTCCCGAGTTGCACTTCAAAGGACACTGAACCCTTTACATCTTTTGTAGCTGTGCTAATGGTGGTGGTTACTACCACTACTCCTATTCCGTGGTGAGAGGCTGCGACCGCATTGTGCCAGTGGACATCTACGTTCCAGGTAAAAAGAAACTCTGCTTGTCTCTGTGGGATTACAGCACGTTACTCTAAGCGCAGCAAGCTGGAGCATAGCTGCAGCAACCTATCGCTGTGTTTTAGTTTGGACTGTGACTGTAATATGTTATGACTCCAGTCCAGTATGTTGCTACTGAAGGGCCTTTTGTTTAAGTTTAAGCTGCATCACTTACATTTTCAGGCTTTCATTACATTGTGTTCAAACAAGGAATTGGGAAGAAAGTCAAATCCTTGTAACTTCTAGACAGGCGATTGCATCCAGTTCAGTCTGGGCACGGCACAGGGGTATTCATGGGTCCACAAGGAAGGAATGTTCTGTGTCAACATACCAAGTTATTTACAAGGAAAAGCAGTTCTGACATTCATAAAACTTTTCCAAGTGCATCTCTGTTCTAACGTGTAAAAATACAGCCCTCTCGTCTGTGACAGCTGCTTTCTTTAATGCAAGAGAAAAacttacgccttatttccagcttaacagtgagggtgattaaaaCCCCCCTGGAATAAACTGCCACAGGACGTCTTCAGAACAAGACCGGCTGCCTTTCTGGACGAGATGCTTTAGtcaagttattgggctccatccaggggtaactgggtgaaattctctggaaCTGTGCTATGctggaggtcaaactagatggtctaatgggtcccttctggccttaaaacgtATTCATTTATGCAGTCTCTCTCTGAGTGACCCTGTTGTATGTCAGCTGGGGTCTTTAGCCCACCCAGTTGAGCTGGTTGGCTGTTGTCTATTATGTGTACTGAGGTAGCACCTTGGAGTttcagtcatggagcaggaccctcCCGCCCcgtgctaggcactggacaaatGCAGCCCTGCACTGCTTACAGTTCTCAGGCTCTCCCTCTCTCCCGCAGGCTGCCCACCTACTGCCGAAGCACTGCTCTATGGAATCCTGCAGCTGCAGAAGAAAATCAAGCGGGAGAAGAAGATTCAAATCTGGTACAGGAAATAGCCTCCCTTATTTATGACCTAGCTATTCACCCCCTTCCCTGACAGAGAAATGTATTGGTATAGTCACGCACACTGCAGCTGTGGTCTGCACAAGCCTCACAATAAAACGTGATCTGTTTAACGTGATCTCCTGTCCTTAAACGTTCCCACTCGTTTATTTAAACTGGGGGGGCACAATTCACAGCCAGTGTCGTTGCACATCCCAGGTGCTCCCTGGGCGCCATCCTCCCATCCCTCTCTTTTTCAGGGACTCTCTGCAACTCACCCAATGCCCCCCTTCCAGGTGTTCTGggtgccctccccccacacatatACCCCCCGTGGGTATATGGGTTAAATCGGATAGGATTCCGAATACACTGGTTCCTGGGTGGAATGGTTCACGCGGGGGACAGAGCATGCCCACTAGGTTCTTCACATTGTTAGCTGCTGTTGCCAAACATCTGTTCTGCAGCCTGCCTCCCTTCTGCGACTCTGAGTTTGACCCACTGGCTGCAGTGGAAATTGCGGGTTCGGGAAACTGGCCCCTCTTGCGTAGTGGTGATGTTTATGTAAAATAGTGTTAACTGTGCAAGCGGCCAAACAAAACTGGGCAAACCAATTTCAAACACCAGAGGAGTTGAGGCAGATACATAAGTGTGTTTCAAATGTTTCACAGAGTCCTGGTTTGATTTTAAACTGGGGGAAAAGTACCTCTCAACTCCTACCTCTTTGATGATAACAGGGTTAGATTCAGCTTGCATAGATgagatttatttgggttttttttacccctCTGTGGCAATCAGGACTGAGACGTGTCCCcagctttgccattgatgagATGTTTTGTAAATCAGTCCCAAGCCTGCTCTAAACCAAACTCCCAGACGTCTCATCTCCACTTCCTCACCTGCAAAATTCTGAGCTTGATGCTGTCAGCAAAAACACAGCTACACCAGAGGCTGATATGGACCTAAATCAACATTTACAGTCTTCATTTCAGCCCATTACTGCAGCTTCTATACCTCCCTTTGCCACCCTAAAGCTCTGCTCTCTTTGATGTTTACACTTTCCATATACAGTATCTGTGAACTGATCTTCAGTCGTCACTTCAGCCAACCCATTAACTCCCACCCCTTTTATAATCTTTACTGCTAAATGAGTCCCTCTGGCCTCCGGATAGATTTTGCAACTCTTCTCTCAACTCCATCCAGTTTATCATCATCTTTCTGATAACGTGATGCCTAGTACAATGTCCCAGGTATTGCAGCACCAGAGCTGTACAGAGAAGATTTATCTCCCTGTTCCACGACGTCTATGCATACAACACAACTGTATTTGACCTCTCTTTATAGCTAGATCCCATTGGATACTTAGCACTTCTGTACATCAGGCCTCTTATCTGGTTGCTTAACTCAGTGCTGAGATccctgcctgtcatgctgaccaacatTCTCATTGTTTTCTTTGCTCCCCCATTTCCGTCAGTGTTCACGTATTATCTCTTgtcttagattggaagctctgtggggcagggaccatgcaTTTGGACAGCCCCTAGCGCAATGGGGACTTGGTTTGTGGGTGGGGCTCATagtctatatttaggcacctgcttTATCTAGAATCTTGCCCAGCAATCTTATTAAAAAGCAGCGGCTTTTGTGAAAAGGGGACAGGAATAGAAAGCTTCTAAGCCGATCTTAGGCTGCCACCATCAGGACCACAGGAGAGGAAACAGATTGGTGATTTGCTACCAGCACTTCAGGCCACCTGTAATGAGGAGCACAGAGCCACTGCAGAGTTGTGTGTGcttataaaaaatgaaaataaattattctgaAGTCTTGAGCTGTAGTTTTTAAGTCAATTTACTGTCTTTAGTGTTCGTATTAATAGCATGTCCACCACATCTATGTACAGAGGTGGGTAATTAGTCATGTAGTGGTAAACTTCCAGGAAGGTCATAAGAATTCATTACCaaaatcttaattaaaaacaGGCCATTGGCCAAAAATATAAGTGGAGATTCCCACGGGATTTGCTCTGGGAGTTGTCTGAATCTCATTTAATTACACAAATGCAAATGCCAGGCTTTCAGAATTAAACTCTGTGGGGTAGAGGGTACTTTACTCGGCCGGTCGGGGAGAGTCAAGTcttgatctttaaaaaaagacagcgTTCCACTGGAAACTCAGATTAGGAAATCCCCCATTCAAGCTACCTACAGTCCCCTACTGATTTTCACTTTAATCAACAGCTGTGGAGCCTACAGCGAGGGCTCTGAGTGCAGGTCAACCCCCACAAtaaaaacattctttaaaaacGTAGGAGAAATGCCCCAGATCCACAGCCAGGCCTTGGGGCAGGTTTCGTTGACCAAATAACACCTAGCTCTGACCTAGGGTCTTAgagccatagatctcaaagcattgggtgggggggagaaagg containing:
- the NDUFS7 gene encoding NADH dehydrogenase [ubiquinone] iron-sulfur protein 7, mitochondrial, with the translated sequence MAALAAPRLARAGIFLLRPSAVTPVHAQSLHETPATGHADSPSQVRQKSTTVVQKKSYVPTSRGEYIVTKLDDLINWARRSSLWPMTFGLACCAVEMMHMAAPRYDMDRFGVVFRASPRQADVMIVAGTLTNKMAPALRKVYDQMPEPRYVVSMGSCANGGGYYHYSYSVVRGCDRIVPVDIYVPGCPPTAEALLYGILQLQKKIKREKKIQIWYRK